In a genomic window of Streptomyces sp. cg36:
- a CDS encoding DUF6415 family natural product biosynthesis protein → MRLHLHERLLRAVLSWTDPAALPPDDYEQVGLLLTGAGHSVADNVRQHMSKLPPDDPRLELARIVLGETDRRLTEPGATPWSASSTVPGCPVPV, encoded by the coding sequence ATGCGGCTGCATCTGCATGAGCGGCTGCTGCGGGCGGTGCTGTCGTGGACCGACCCGGCCGCGCTGCCGCCCGACGACTACGAGCAGGTGGGGCTGCTGCTCACCGGGGCCGGGCACTCCGTCGCCGACAACGTACGCCAGCACATGAGCAAGCTGCCCCCGGACGATCCCCGCCTCGAACTCGCCCGCATCGTGCTGGGCGAGACCGACCGCCGCCTCACCGAGCCCGGCGCAACACCTTGGTCGGCGTCAAGCACCGTGCCCGGATGCCCAGTCCCTGTATGA
- a CDS encoding RNA polymerase sigma factor, with the protein MSDASSPHEGQVRAPGGLRQELEDVHPQFMERVVPRLRGKFPDMTVVQCQDAGQAAYVKILKKEQAGTLRAPENLMSLLLLAAERCAIDEWRKTGRYEVLATAQELEPWVESCRPDDGPRLRLDDEVLPVLEAMRPTQRLQVGKLHLAGYGNQEIAEELDISTAVVATQLCRFRKELQDGVDKRKQQQCGDEMGRE; encoded by the coding sequence GTGAGTGACGCCTCTTCTCCGCACGAGGGCCAAGTCAGGGCTCCCGGCGGGCTCAGGCAGGAGCTGGAGGACGTCCACCCGCAGTTCATGGAGCGGGTGGTGCCCAGGCTTCGGGGCAAGTTCCCCGACATGACGGTCGTGCAGTGCCAGGACGCGGGCCAGGCCGCCTACGTCAAGATCCTCAAGAAGGAGCAGGCAGGCACACTGCGCGCGCCGGAGAACTTGATGAGTCTCCTGCTCCTGGCCGCTGAGCGGTGCGCGATTGACGAGTGGCGCAAGACCGGCCGCTACGAGGTGCTCGCGACGGCACAGGAACTGGAGCCGTGGGTGGAGAGCTGCCGCCCGGACGACGGCCCACGGCTGCGCCTGGACGACGAAGTGCTTCCCGTTCTGGAGGCGATGCGCCCGACGCAGCGCCTCCAGGTCGGGAAGCTCCACCTCGCCGGGTACGGCAACCAGGAGATCGCTGAAGAACTCGACATATCCACGGCCGTGGTGGCCACGCAGCTCTGCCGGTTCCGCAAGGAACTGCAGGACGGCGTGGACAAAAGGAAACAGCAGCAGTGTGGCGATGAGATGGGACGTGAGTGA
- a CDS encoding IclR family transcriptional regulator C-terminal domain-containing protein — translation MSDVSRHDGDHGGVRVSAAPAGFTATPATDEQLRDFWDRPAGNWGSADATPPAEEEAWWEERAQANALYILGSQALRRGELKQAAHWLGRAADHEHPGALFRLAVIACRMLGGPGTARAVFLVSEAARCGHGDARYLMRRRLGLSAGKERPGAQDPEFCDELADTFGPGTPALWSPHALRAPSLTDTFQQEPQEARWTRRWDSVQRVLEVLDLVGDAGRSVSVEDLRRRTSLPRAVIERLLVWLCGKGLLTTVRDGGYTPGPVLQVLAQEASVGQGMGNPRLGGEPAAGQTIRKLLAGLRDAVGAAVYVGTYSEGEIRIDQCADSPTAPKVTEWVDFRASGHASAVGKSLLQQLDFEQRMDHLSRHRPARLTSRTITNHSDLFHALDGHGPHAAQFDLLEYSTAEVCVAVPLGVGGEAGCVALSLPVAQGHRLLEAARILSSRSASLLISLLLTANPPRLETGRQGTAPHLHHNRDVPAGIPAGADAASQGITPSTHEPPHTESQAEAADRTGWRDPLHTPIPPAPPADAHRADRWSEFEDLFALDFNQPDVDLPDTPEALNRQHVYRAGIAIG, via the coding sequence GTGAGTGATGTGAGCAGGCATGACGGCGACCACGGCGGAGTGCGGGTGTCGGCCGCTCCAGCCGGGTTCACCGCGACGCCGGCCACCGATGAACAGCTGCGGGACTTCTGGGACCGCCCCGCGGGAAACTGGGGGTCGGCCGATGCGACCCCGCCCGCAGAGGAAGAGGCGTGGTGGGAGGAGCGAGCGCAGGCCAACGCCCTCTACATCCTTGGCAGCCAAGCCCTGCGCCGCGGGGAGCTGAAGCAGGCCGCGCACTGGCTCGGACGGGCTGCTGATCACGAGCATCCCGGAGCCCTGTTCCGGCTGGCTGTGATCGCCTGCCGGATGCTGGGCGGCCCCGGCACGGCCCGCGCGGTCTTCCTCGTCTCGGAAGCGGCCCGCTGCGGGCATGGTGATGCCCGCTACCTGATGCGCCGCCGCCTCGGCCTGTCCGCGGGCAAGGAGCGGCCTGGAGCGCAGGACCCGGAGTTCTGCGACGAACTCGCCGACACTTTCGGACCGGGCACGCCAGCGCTGTGGAGTCCACACGCCCTGAGGGCTCCCTCGCTCACCGACACCTTTCAGCAGGAACCACAGGAAGCCCGGTGGACGAGGCGCTGGGACTCGGTGCAGCGCGTCCTTGAAGTCCTCGACCTGGTCGGTGACGCCGGACGGTCGGTCAGCGTGGAAGACCTGCGCCGCAGGACCAGCCTGCCCCGTGCCGTCATCGAGCGGCTCCTGGTCTGGCTGTGCGGGAAGGGTCTCCTCACCACCGTCAGGGACGGCGGCTACACCCCGGGCCCTGTTCTGCAGGTGCTTGCCCAGGAGGCTTCGGTCGGCCAAGGCATGGGCAACCCCCGTCTGGGGGGAGAGCCTGCTGCCGGCCAGACGATCCGGAAGCTGCTGGCAGGACTGCGCGACGCTGTGGGAGCTGCTGTCTACGTCGGCACCTACAGCGAAGGGGAGATCCGCATTGACCAGTGCGCCGACTCGCCCACCGCCCCGAAAGTCACTGAGTGGGTCGACTTCCGGGCCTCAGGTCATGCCAGCGCAGTGGGCAAGAGCCTGCTCCAGCAACTCGACTTCGAACAGCGGATGGATCACCTGAGCCGTCACCGTCCCGCCCGGCTGACATCCCGCACCATCACGAACCACAGCGATCTCTTCCACGCCCTTGACGGGCATGGTCCCCACGCGGCGCAGTTCGACCTGCTGGAGTACTCCACCGCCGAGGTCTGCGTCGCAGTCCCCCTTGGGGTCGGTGGTGAAGCGGGCTGTGTCGCGTTGTCGCTGCCCGTCGCCCAAGGCCACCGGCTTCTCGAAGCAGCACGCATTCTCAGCAGCCGCTCGGCCAGCCTCCTGATTTCCCTGCTGCTGACCGCGAATCCGCCCCGCCTCGAAACCGGCCGACAGGGCACTGCCCCGCACCTTCACCACAACCGCGATGTCCCTGCCGGCATCCCGGCCGGGGCTGACGCAGCCAGCCAAGGGATTACGCCTTCGACACATGAGCCCCCGCACACGGAAAGCCAGGCAGAGGCTGCCGACCGCACCGGCTGGCGGGATCCGCTGCACACCCCCATACCGCCAGCGCCTCCCGCCGACGCGCACAGGGCCGACAGGTG